The genomic stretch CAATGGACTGCTTGCGAGTGATTTTCCCACCTTCCAGGCTGAGCTGATCAAGAAAGCTGCCAGAGATGTCAAAGTGCTTATTGATGCCTTTTATTTCGAGAATACTGCTGCTCATATTACTTGTCTCCTTCACGAGCGAAGCAAGCAACTTCAGCACCATTTTCTAATTCCCTGAGCGTCGGGATATCGTGTTTACACTTTTCCAACTTGGCAAGGCAGCGAGGCTCGAACGGACAGCCCGAAGGCATGGCGAACAAGGACGGCATCATGCCGGGAATCTGGTTCAGTCGATTGCTGTTGCCTGCCATTTGCGGCAGGGCCTGGAGCAATCCCTGTGTGTAAGGGTGCTGCGGATTGCTGATGATTTCGGAAGTCGGGCCGATTTCCACGACCTTTCCTGCATAAAGAACAGCAATACGTTGCGTTACTTCCGAGACAACGGCCAGATCATGGGTGATGAGAAGCAGCCCCATGTTATCCGTTTCACAGAGCTCAAGGAGCAGTTCCATGATCTCTGCCTGAATGGTGACATCCAGGGCTGTTGTGGGTTCATCAGCAATGATCAACTGCGGGTTCGTCAGCAGCGATATGGCGATGACAATACGTTGTCTCATGCCCCCGGAGAACTCATGCGGGTACTGCTTGAGTCGTTTTTCAGGGGAGGGGATATATACTTTTTTGAGTTTGTCGAGACAGATAGCTTCGGCTTCCTGCTCCGACACGTCCATATGCGCCAGCACGGTTTCTTTCATCTGTGTGCCGATAGTCAGGACGGGGTTGAGCGTCATCATCGGATCCTGAAAGATCATGGAAATATGATTTCCGCGAATCTTTCGCATATCTTCATAGGAGTACTTCGCAATGTCGTCCCCATTGAAGATTATTTCACCGCCGGAAATTTTACCGGGTTTGGAAATCAGATTGATGATGGAGAACCCAAGAACGGATTTACCTGCTCCGGATTCGCCCACAATACCAAGACGTTCGCCTTTGTCGATGGAGAGTGAAACACCGCGCACAGCACGAAGCTTCTTTTCTCGCAGGTCGAAATCGACATTGAGGTCTTTGATGTCAAGGAGTCTTTCTTTCATGGCTTACCCCTTGTACAGTTTTGGGTTGAGGAAGTCGCGGATCCAGTCTCCAAGGAGGTTGATCACGAGAACCAGCAGGACAAGTAATATGCCTGGCAGGATGGTGATCCACCATGCGCCGGAAAAGATGTATTCAAAACCAGCGGTAATAAGTGACCCAAGGGATGGTTTGTTCATTGGCATGCCGAGTCCGATAAAGGACAGTGCAGCCTCACTCATGATGGCGTTTGCCACCTGGACAGTGGAGATAACCAGAACCGGCGAAAGGGTGTTGGGGAGTATGTGGCGCCACATAATACGAACTTTTGAAAGACCGATGATGCGGGCAGCTTCTACATATTCTTTTTTTCGTTCGGCAAGAACGGAGGCACGAACTGTACGCGCATACTGGGGCCATTCGGCAAGACCAATGATCAGAATGAGCAGGGGAGCTGCAATCTTCCCATAGTTCTCTACGCCAAACACTGTTTGGAAAATGGCACCGATGAAGATGGCTATCATATATGTCGAGAATGATAGCTGAACATCGGCTATGCGCATCATTATGTTGTCTAACCGTTTGATATAACCGGAAAGCAATCCGATTACGATTCCGAGGAAAGCCTGAAGAGCTACGGCTCCTATACCGATGACGATGGAAATACGCATGCCATAGAGCATTGTCGAAAGCATGTCGCGTCCCATGTCGTCTGTGCCGAGAAGGAATCGAGAGTCTCCTTCATCAGACCATGCGGGCGGCAGTTCGGAATCCATGATGTCAATTGTAGTGGGGTCGTACGGATCGTGAGGGGCTATGATGGGTGCACCAAAAGCGCCGACGACAAGAACGACCAGAATGGCAAAACTGACGTATGCCATCGGGTCCCGCAGAAACGAGTACAGGAAGAATGATTCTCTAAAACGTTGCCAACGTGATCGCATTACTTCCTCCCCGCTACGCGGACGGTTGGATTGACCAGTCCGTAAATCAGGTCAACAATGGTGTTGACCACTACGAAGATGAAGCCGACGACGACGATGTAGGACACCATGAGGGCGGTGTCGGCACGTTCAACTGATTCAATAAACATTGAGCCCATTCCCTGCCACTGGAAAACGGTCTCGGTGAGAATGGTGAATGCCACCATGATACCAAGCTGGACACCGCCAACGGTAATGACGGGCAGGAGGGTATTCTTGAAGGCGTGAACCAGCCAGACTCTGCGAGGCTTGATGCCTTTTGCCCAGGCGAATTTCACGTACTCGGTTTCCAGAACTTCCATCATTTCTGAACGGATAAGCCGTATGAATAAAGGGAGCATAATGGAAGATAAGGCGATGGACGGCATGACGAGATGCTTGATTCCATCCCATGTGAGCAATCCACTTTCCCACCACCCAAACAGGGTTACGGTTTCCCCTCTACCGAACGAGGGGAGCCATTTCAATTCTACCGAAAAAATATAGATCAGCAGGATGGCGGTCAGAAATACCGGCATTGAAACACCCACAATGGAACTTCCCATAACAAAACGGCTGAATAGTCGTTTGGGGTGAATTGCGGCGTATATGCCTAGTGGTATGGATAAACAGATGACGATGAGGGAAGCACAGAAAACCAACTCAAGCGTGGCCGGTGCTTTGGAGATGATGACTTCTGTAACAGGTTTTTTGAAGAAGAAGGAGCGGCCTAGGTCTCCTTGTACGGCGTTTTTGAGAAATCGCCCGTACTGAACCATAAACGGATCGTTTAGTCCTAGCTTCTCTCGTATCTCGGCGCGTTCCTCGGGGGTCACGCGCTCGCCGACCAATTCTCGCACAGGATCACCAAAGGCATTCTTGATGGAGAATCCGATCATGGAAATGATCAGCATGACCAAAAGAGCTTGGGCTATTCGTTTAACTGTAAATGCAAACATGTTTCTATAAAGTATAAGGTCTAAAGGGGAACCCCGATTTATACGGGGTTCCCCTTTAGATTTGTTTAACGTTTTTGTCTAGTAGAAATAAGCTCTACTTGATGACGAGATTGCCAAAGTACGGGAAGTTCATGACGTTCACGATGTCTTCGGTGTTCATGTTTTCCTTGGAAGCCCAGGAAAGGTTCTGCCAGTGCAGGGGAATGAAGGCTGCGTCATCGTAAAGGATCTGTTCAATCTCCTGAAGCATGGCTTTACGCTTTTCCATGTCAATCTCGGAGTTGGAGGCGACGGTCAGCTTATCCACTTTTTCATTACAGTAGTTACCGGAGTTATACTGACCGATGCCGGATTCTTTGTCGCGACACATGTACAGGTACTCGAAGAAGTTGGCGGAGTCTTCGGTGTCAGAGTGCCAACCGATCATTTGGATGTCAGCAACCTGAGCGTCGAACTGATCCCAGTACTGAGCCTTGGGCATGGTCTTCAGAGAGATCTTGATGCCGATCTTGGACATCATGGCCACGAAAGCCTGGGCGATCTTCTCGTCGTTTACGTAACGGTTGTTGGGAGCGATCATGGTGGCGGAGAAACCGTCAGCATAACCAGCTTCTTTCATCAACTCTTTGGCCTTGGCCAGGTCGTAGCGAAGCTTCAGCTCAGGATTGTGGCCCTGGTAGCCCTTCGGAGAGTTCTGGGCAGCAGGAGTAGCGAAGCCCTTCATGATTTTCTGGGCAACGCCGAGGCTGTTGTAAGCGTAAGCCATTGCCTGACGAACTTTGACGTTGGCAAATTCGGGGCGGCGTTCCTGGTTCAGTTGGAAGGTGATGATGCGGGTACCGGACATGGTGACCAGCTTCAGACCTTTGGTTTCCTCAATGCGGTCCAGGTCGTTCGGCGGAACAGGCATGATGAAATCGACATCGCCGGACAACAGGGCAGCTACGCGGGTAGGTGCTTCGCTGATCGGGGTCAGGATGATCTCATCAATGTTGCCGGTGTTCTTGTCCCAGTACTGGGTGAAGCGCTTGAATACAGTCTTCACGCCCTGTTCACGGGATTCAACAAGGAAAGGACCGGTGCCGGACTCATTGTAGTTGGCAAAGGAGTAATCAGTTTTGATGATTTCGTCCTTGGGCTTGTTGTTCTTTTCATCCATGCCGCTGTAGAAAGCTTTGTCCATGGGGAAAATGTAGGTAGCCATTGCCATGACCAGACCATACGGCTCCTTGGTAACTAGATCGACGGTGTATTTGTCGACAACTTCTGCACCAGTAAAGGCAGTGAACAGGCCTTTGAAGTCGTCGGACTTTTTCAGGCGATCGAGGGTGAAGGCAACATCTTCGGCAGTGAATTCGTTACCGGAGTGGAACTTCACGCCCTTGCGGAGGTAGAAGCGGGTCTTGGTGTCGGCTACGACTTCCCATTTCTCGGCCAGACGAGGCTCGAAGCCGCCATCTTTGGTCCAACGAACCAGAGGATCGAAAACCATGTGAGAGTACTGCAGCATGCCGCCGGAAAGCTGGACATGCGGGTCAAGGGATACCGGGTCGGCATCCATTGCCAGTTTCAGAGTTTTAGCTGCCATTGCAGGGGTGGCCAACATCATTGCGGTAACAACGAGTGTCAGCACCACGCTAGTGAATTTTTTCATAAAGGGATTCCTCCATAAAGTTGTCCTGTACACCTGATACGAGACCTCTGCACGGCAAATCCCACACTTTTACTCTTTAACTATTTGATTTATTATGCTATTATTTCTCCATCCAAAGGAGGAAGGCATGGCTATTCGGCAGAAAGGACCTCGGTTGGGTGATTACTTCCTGGGGCACCGCAGAACCAAGACCACATTTCTGGATGAGATCAACGAACTCATCGACTGGCAGCCCATCAACGCCTTTCTGTGCAAGAAGATCAGGCGCAAGGCCAACGCCGTGGGCAATCCCGCCTATCCGCCTCTGGCGATGTTCAAGATTCTGCTCTTGCAGCGTTGGTACAACCTGAGTGATCCGGGCGTGGAGCAGGCGCTGCTCGACCGGCTCTCCTTTGTCAGATTTACCGGTTTTTCCATCGAGGACGACGTGCCGGACGAGACCACCATATGCCGTTTCCGTAACGGTTTGATCCGCCTGAAGGTGCTGGACTCCTTGCTCGACATGCTTAACCGCCAGCTTGAAGGACAAGGGCTTCTTGTCCGTGAGGGAGCCGTGGTGGACGCCTCGGTAGTCGAGTCGCAGCGGCGGCCGCGCAAGGTTATCGACGTGATGCCTGAGGACCGTTCCGAGGACGCCGAAGAACAGGATGGGCCGGTGGACTGCCGGGTCAGCTATTCGGATGACGAGGAGGCGGCCTGGCTCCGCAAGAGAAATCGGGCCTATTACGGCTACAAGCTCCATGCCGCGACGGACAGTCGAGACGGGTTTCTGCTCTGTGGTCACATCACTCCCGCGAACCATTCGGACACGGGCGAATTCGAGCGGCTCGTGAATGGCGTCGGCCTTGATCCCGGCGCACGGGTTTATGCGGACAAGGGCTATTGCAGCGGGAAGAACCGGGACATTCTGTTTGATCGCGATTTGGAGGACGGAACCATGGACAAGACGCCTCGTGGCGGCAGGCTGACAGACTTCGAAAAGACCCGCAACCGTGACATCAGCAGCATTCGGCAAATAGTCGAGCGGGCCTTCGGCACACTCAAACGTGGCTACGCATTCTTTCGGTCCCGATACGTGGGTCGTGAGAAGGTGGAGGGAGAGTTCCACATCCTCGCCATGGCGTTCAATTTGAAAAAAGCTGTTCGACTGGCGCGAGCCTGAAGGGAGAGGTGCGTCCAAAATCCGGCATTTCGGCCAGAAATGGCAGGAAAAGGCCGGGAATGAGCCCAAGCTGGGGTGCGGTCAGAACATCAAATTGGGTGCGGAGCGCAAGGCACGGACGCGAAAAGGGGATGCGCAGAGGTCTCGATACAGGTGTATTCCATACCTCTCCTTGAGCCCTTGCGGGCCAGTGTCTTGCTCTATTCCAGTACTTCAAACATGGTTGATTCATAGTGAAACCCCATGCAAAAAAAGAGTAGATCAAAACTGACCTTACATACACCTTTCGCTCAATTTTAACAATAGACACGTGCTATTAAGAATGACCTAGCGAAAGCATATGTGGACCACCTTTCAAATTGTAAACATATGTTTGTTATTGTTTGTTTTTTTGCTTTTTATGTGCTGGGTATCCAGTGAATTCGATGACATAGGTGGTCCCGGCCGATTTTCCATTTTGGAAAATTTTTCACAACATGAGACCTCTGCACGGCAAATCCCACACTTTTACTCTTTAACTATTTGATTTATTATGCTATTCTTTCTCCATCCAAAGGAGGAAGGCATGGCTATTCGGCAGAAAGGACCTCGGTTGGGTGATTACTTCCTGGGGCACCGCAGAACCAAGACCACATTTCTGGATGAGATCAACGAACTCATCGACTGGCAGCCCATCAACGCCTTTCTGTGCAAGAAGATCAGGCGCAAGGCCAACGCCGTGGGCAATCCCGCCTATCCGCCTCTGGCGATGTTCAAGATTCTGCTCTTGCAGCGTTGGTACAACCTGAGTGATCCGGGCGTGGAGCAGGCGCTGCTCGACCGGCTCTCCTTTGTCAGATTTACCGGTTTTTCCATCGAGGACGACGTGCCGGACGAGACCACCATATGCCGTTTCCGTAACGGTTTGATCCGCCTGAAGGTGCTGGACTCCTTGCTCGACATGCTTAACCGCCAGCTTGAAGGACAAGGGCTTCTTGTCCGTGAGGGAGCCGTGGTGGACGCCTCGGTAGTCGAGTCGCAGCGGCGGCCGCGCAAGGTTATCGACGTGATGCCTGAGGACCGTTCCGAGGACGCCGAAGAACAGGATGGGCCGGTGGACTGCCGGGTCAGCTATTCGGATGACGAGGAGGCGGCCTGGCTCCGCAAGAGAAATCGGGCCTATTACGGCTACAAGCTCCATGCCGCGACGGACAGTCGAGACGGGTTTCTGCTCTGTGGTCACATCACTCCCGCGAACCATTCGGACACGGGCGAATTCGAGCGGCTCGTGAATGGCGTCGGCCTTGATCCCGGCGCACGGGTTTATGCGGACAAGGGCTATTGCAGCGGGAAGAACCGGGACATTCTGTTTGATCGCGATTTGGAGGACGGAACCATGGACAAGACGCCTCGTGGCGGCAGGCTGACAGACTTCGAAAAGACCCGCAACCGTGACATCAGCAGCATTCGGCAAATAGTCGAGCGGGCCTTCGGCACACTCAAACGTGGCTACGCATTCTTTCGGTCCCGATACGTGGGTCGTGAGAAGGTGGAGGGAGAGTTCCACATCCTCGCCATGGCGTTCAATTTGAAAAAAGCTGTTCGACTGGCGCGAGCCTGAAGGGAGAGGTGCGTCCAAAATCCGGCATTTCGGCCAGAAATGGCAGGAAAAGGCCGGGAATGAGCCCAAGCTGGGGTGCGGTCAGAACATCAAATTGGGTGCGGAGCGCAAGGCACGGACGCGAAAAGGGGATGCGCAGAGGTCTCAACATATTTGAAATGTCGAATCGAACTTCGCTTTCTTCTTGAGTTTGGAGCGGCTGCGGAAAATCGATGCAGTTAAAATAGTTCAAGATTGTAAAAATGAAAACAGCCCCGGTTGAAACCGGGGCTGTCCAAATAATCAGATAGGTGACCATTACCGTAAGTAATGGTGAGGGGATGTATTAATCAAATCGTTGGGCTGTTTTGGTAAGCTCGAAGTCAAGAGGCGAAGCGTCATTCATGACATGTTTTACCAGTGCCAGCGGACTCATATATTGCTTCCGCCAATCCATGACGATTTCTACGCCGTTGTCTAGAAGCTCGATGCTCTTGACGATCGGACGAATATCCACTTCCTTGAGTCCTTTTTTGGTGCGTTTCTCAATGATGAACTCGTTGGACTCCATGAATTGTTCCCATTCTTTCTGATGGGTTTGATTGTCAGCAGTAAAGGTCAGCTCAAAGACTTCTTCAACTGACTGCGGCTGCTTCTTGCCCATGGAGAGTCGATCTGCTTTCAAAGGCGCAAGTCCTTTGGGCATTTGCGGAATCAAGCGTTTGACGATGTCACTGGCATCAAAATCTTCTCTGAAGAAGACGTTGATCCATTCGGCAGTACTGGACACTCCCACGGGAAGCGCCTTGCCGAAAGAGAGCTTGGGCATGGGGTGAAAACCAGCGGAAAAGGACAATGGTAAACGGGCGCGTCGAAATGCACGTTCGAATACCGCTTGGAGTTCAAGCTGACTCAAGTACGCTGCCGGACCATTCTTTTCGTACCAGATTCTGAAATGGGAACCTCGTACCGTCAGGTCCGGCTTCTCAACAGAGTAGGGAGGCTGCTCCGATTCCTGATCCCGTTCAGAGAATATCATTCTCGGGCGAATCTCTTTTTCTTTGGCTTGCTTCTCCAGGGTGGAAGTATGCCCATCGAATTCGCATACGCCACAATTGCGGCATGCCGCATACCGGCAATCGCTGGTTATTTTCCCGGACAGGGCGCGGTCACGCTCCTTCAAGAGGAACTGCTTCGTGAGGCCACATGACAAGTGGTCCCAAGGCAAGGGGCCTTCGGGGTCCCTTGGTCCGACAAACTCATCCCAGGACAAGCCGGCTTCGTCCATTGCTTCTTTGTATGGCTCAAGCTTGAGATGATCTTTCCAACTGGAGAACAACGCTCCTTTGGAGTAAGCGCGCTCAACGACTTCGGCGAGCCGTCTGTCGCCGCGAGAGAATACACCTTCAAGTGAGGTCATTTCCGGCTCATGGAAACGCATGTTGATTCGCTTGTGGCGCTTGAATTGGTCACGCAGGTAGCCGATTCGACGATATATCTCATCAAAAGAAATCTGTGGTTCCCACTGGAACGGGGTGTGCGGCTTTGGAACGAATGGTGATACGGCAGCTGTAACCTGCAGGCGTTTGATATGACGCCCCGCAGCATCACGAACCTTGAGGCAGAGGTTGACTATGGCGTCCAGATCTTCGTCTGTCTCGGTGGGGAGGCCGATCATGAAGTACAGTTTTACTCCCTGCCAGCCGTTGTCAAAGAGCATCCTGACATGTTCGATCAGTCCTTCTTCATCCACGCCTTTATTGATTACGTCCCGCAGGCGCTGGCTTCCGGCTTCGGGAGCAATAGTTGCTCCTGTACGACGAATGGACGAAATACGCTCCATTATCGGTGATGAAAGCGACCCAACCCTGAGAGAGGGGAGGGAGATGGAAATCTGTTCCGCAGCACATTTATCAAAGCTGCGTGTGAACAGGGAATCCAACGCAGAGAAGTCGCCTGTGGAAAGCGAGAGCATGGATGTCTCTTCGTAGCCGGTCTGATCCAGCCCATCCGTCAGTATCTCGTCGATTGTTTCAAGAGAACGCTCGCGAACAGGGCGGTAGATCATGCCAGCCTGACAGAAACGACACCCACGGGTGCATCCCCTGGCTATCTCCATGGTCAGGCGATCATGTACTGCGTCAAAGGCTATGACTTGTCCCTTGGGGAAGCATGCCTTGTTCAAGTCATCGATGACTGCCTTTTCAATTGTTTCATATCCGGAAACCAGAGGTTTGAGGGCTTTGCCCGGCCCCTGACCTTCAAAGAATTCCGGAATGTAAATCCCAGGTATTTCTATGAGTCGTTTGAGCAACGCTTTGCGATCCAACCCTTCCTCTT from Pseudodesulfovibrio profundus encodes the following:
- a CDS encoding IS5 family transposase produces the protein MLFFLHPKEEGMAIRQKGPRLGDYFLGHRRTKTTFLDEINELIDWQPINAFLCKKIRRKANAVGNPAYPPLAMFKILLLQRWYNLSDPGVEQALLDRLSFVRFTGFSIEDDVPDETTICRFRNGLIRLKVLDSLLDMLNRQLEGQGLLVREGAVVDASVVESQRRPRKVIDVMPEDRSEDAEEQDGPVDCRVSYSDDEEAAWLRKRNRAYYGYKLHAATDSRDGFLLCGHITPANHSDTGEFERLVNGVGLDPGARVYADKGYCSGKNRDILFDRDLEDGTMDKTPRGGRLTDFEKTRNRDISSIRQIVERAFGTLKRGYAFFRSRYVGREKVEGEFHILAMAFNLKKAVRLARA
- a CDS encoding ABC transporter ATP-binding protein; this translates as MKERLLDIKDLNVDFDLREKKLRAVRGVSLSIDKGERLGIVGESGAGKSVLGFSIINLISKPGKISGGEIIFNGDDIAKYSYEDMRKIRGNHISMIFQDPMMTLNPVLTIGTQMKETVLAHMDVSEQEAEAICLDKLKKVYIPSPEKRLKQYPHEFSGGMRQRIVIAISLLTNPQLIIADEPTTALDVTIQAEIMELLLELCETDNMGLLLITHDLAVVSEVTQRIAVLYAGKVVEIGPTSEIISNPQHPYTQGLLQALPQMAGNSNRLNQIPGMMPSLFAMPSGCPFEPRCLAKLEKCKHDIPTLRELENGAEVACFAREGDK
- a CDS encoding TIGR03960 family B12-binding radical SAM protein; translated protein: MKELLPILPRPSRYLGSERGTTTKSLSDVTVRCALAFPDMYEVGMSYLGQKILSEAVNAHPNFWAERVFTPCAETAEIIRDHNLPLATLESDTPLGDMDAIAFSITHELCYTNILYMLDLAHIPFRSADRNEDHPLIIGGGGAAFNAEPMAPFFDALVLGDGEDALPAVLGCIEKAKEEGLDRKALLKRLIEIPGIYIPEFFEGQGPGKALKPLVSGYETIEKAVIDDLNKACFPKGQVIAFDAVHDRLTMEIARGCTRGCRFCQAGMIYRPVRERSLETIDEILTDGLDQTGYEETSMLSLSTGDFSALDSLFTRSFDKCAAEQISISLPSLRVGSLSSPIMERISSIRRTGATIAPEAGSQRLRDVINKGVDEEGLIEHVRMLFDNGWQGVKLYFMIGLPTETDEDLDAIVNLCLKVRDAAGRHIKRLQVTAAVSPFVPKPHTPFQWEPQISFDEIYRRIGYLRDQFKRHKRINMRFHEPEMTSLEGVFSRGDRRLAEVVERAYSKGALFSSWKDHLKLEPYKEAMDEAGLSWDEFVGPRDPEGPLPWDHLSCGLTKQFLLKERDRALSGKITSDCRYAACRNCGVCEFDGHTSTLEKQAKEKEIRPRMIFSERDQESEQPPYSVEKPDLTVRGSHFRIWYEKNGPAAYLSQLELQAVFERAFRRARLPLSFSAGFHPMPKLSFGKALPVGVSSTAEWINVFFREDFDASDIVKRLIPQMPKGLAPLKADRLSMGKKQPQSVEEVFELTFTADNQTHQKEWEQFMESNEFIIEKRTKKGLKEVDIRPIVKSIELLDNGVEIVMDWRKQYMSPLALVKHVMNDASPLDFELTKTAQRFD
- a CDS encoding ABC transporter permease; protein product: MFAFTVKRIAQALLVMLIISMIGFSIKNAFGDPVRELVGERVTPEERAEIREKLGLNDPFMVQYGRFLKNAVQGDLGRSFFFKKPVTEVIISKAPATLELVFCASLIVICLSIPLGIYAAIHPKRLFSRFVMGSSIVGVSMPVFLTAILLIYIFSVELKWLPSFGRGETVTLFGWWESGLLTWDGIKHLVMPSIALSSIMLPLFIRLIRSEMMEVLETEYVKFAWAKGIKPRRVWLVHAFKNTLLPVITVGGVQLGIMVAFTILTETVFQWQGMGSMFIESVERADTALMVSYIVVVGFIFVVVNTIVDLIYGLVNPTVRVAGRK
- a CDS encoding ABC transporter permease encodes the protein MRSRWQRFRESFFLYSFLRDPMAYVSFAILVVLVVGAFGAPIIAPHDPYDPTTIDIMDSELPPAWSDEGDSRFLLGTDDMGRDMLSTMLYGMRISIVIGIGAVALQAFLGIVIGLLSGYIKRLDNIMMRIADVQLSFSTYMIAIFIGAIFQTVFGVENYGKIAAPLLILIIGLAEWPQYARTVRASVLAERKKEYVEAARIIGLSKVRIMWRHILPNTLSPVLVISTVQVANAIMSEAALSFIGLGMPMNKPSLGSLITAGFEYIFSGAWWITILPGILLVLLVLVINLLGDWIRDFLNPKLYKG
- a CDS encoding IS5 family transposase, with the protein product MLLFLHPKEEGMAIRQKGPRLGDYFLGHRRTKTTFLDEINELIDWQPINAFLCKKIRRKANAVGNPAYPPLAMFKILLLQRWYNLSDPGVEQALLDRLSFVRFTGFSIEDDVPDETTICRFRNGLIRLKVLDSLLDMLNRQLEGQGLLVREGAVVDASVVESQRRPRKVIDVMPEDRSEDAEEQDGPVDCRVSYSDDEEAAWLRKRNRAYYGYKLHAATDSRDGFLLCGHITPANHSDTGEFERLVNGVGLDPGARVYADKGYCSGKNRDILFDRDLEDGTMDKTPRGGRLTDFEKTRNRDISSIRQIVERAFGTLKRGYAFFRSRYVGREKVEGEFHILAMAFNLKKAVRLARA
- a CDS encoding ABC transporter substrate-binding protein codes for the protein MKKFTSVVLTLVVTAMMLATPAMAAKTLKLAMDADPVSLDPHVQLSGGMLQYSHMVFDPLVRWTKDGGFEPRLAEKWEVVADTKTRFYLRKGVKFHSGNEFTAEDVAFTLDRLKKSDDFKGLFTAFTGAEVVDKYTVDLVTKEPYGLVMAMATYIFPMDKAFYSGMDEKNNKPKDEIIKTDYSFANYNESGTGPFLVESREQGVKTVFKRFTQYWDKNTGNIDEIILTPISEAPTRVAALLSGDVDFIMPVPPNDLDRIEETKGLKLVTMSGTRIITFQLNQERRPEFANVKVRQAMAYAYNSLGVAQKIMKGFATPAAQNSPKGYQGHNPELKLRYDLAKAKELMKEAGYADGFSATMIAPNNRYVNDEKIAQAFVAMMSKIGIKISLKTMPKAQYWDQFDAQVADIQMIGWHSDTEDSANFFEYLYMCRDKESGIGQYNSGNYCNEKVDKLTVASNSEIDMEKRKAMLQEIEQILYDDAAFIPLHWQNLSWASKENMNTEDIVNVMNFPYFGNLVIK